The Dunckerocampus dactyliophorus isolate RoL2022-P2 chromosome 1, RoL_Ddac_1.1, whole genome shotgun sequence genome has a segment encoding these proteins:
- the LOC129189647 gene encoding uncharacterized protein LOC129189647 has product MAACTNEGHNQLSLTQALESISQHGYTQTEALQEKQMTLSSLQVTLADLQKTGDEAEKKLRCKSTELLFLEGEMMHLKRQMQARHDQCASIRADNTKLLEQISEAEEKACTAQTRFEIYRRKMNDYRQAVLHASGWTLACKELEEKRALFQSLRKAKEELKEDLKNSQGNTARTAKREVDALTEEIAAMRKTIAERRENLQKELESHAQIKKDIEIQNKRFAAMVKCLHRQLSKAQALHRQMSSDVYRMERQIAELKMKLGSSSDSVVSDK; this is encoded by the exons ATGGCAGCTTGTACAAATG AAGGCCACAACCAATTATCATTAACCCAAGCCCTGGAAAGCATTAGCCAACATGGCTACACTCAGACGGAAGCGCTTCAAGAGAAGCAGATGACTCTCAGCTCCCTTCAG GTGACACTGGCAGATTTGCAGAAGACAGGTGATGAGGCAGAGAAGAAGCTGAGATGTAAATCCACAGAGCTCCTCTTCCTTGAGGGTGAGATGATGCATTTGAAGAGGCAGATGCAGGCCCGACATGACCAGTGTGCTTCCATCAGAGCGGACAACACAAAACTCCTCGAGCAAATAAGCGAGGCCGAAGAGAAGGCCTGCACGGCACAGACACGGTTTGAAATTTATCGAAGAAAGATGAATGACTACAGACAGGCGGTTTTGCATGCGTCTGGCTGGACTTTGGCTTGcaaggagctggaggagaagcGGGCGCTGTTTCAGAGCCTGAGGAAGGCCAAGGAGGAGCTGAAGGAGGATTTAAAGAATTCTCAGGGAAATACAGCCCGGACGGCAAAG AGAGAGGTTGATGCTCTGACAGAGGAGATTGCTGCCATGAGGAAAACTATAGCTGAGAGGAGAGAAAATCTGCAAAAAGAGTTGGAAAGCCATGCACAGATAAAGAAAGACATTGAG ATTCAAAACAAGCGCTTTGCAGCCATGGTCAAGTGCCTCCATCGCCAGCTGAGCAAGGCGCAGGCTCTCCACAG GCAGATGTCCAGTGACGTCTACCGCATGGAGAGACAGATAGCTGAGCTGAAAATGAAGCTGGGATCATCGAGTGATTCGGTGGTTAGTGATAAATAG